Within the Pelagovum pacificum genome, the region CGCCGACAACCCGAAGTAAAGGCTGAAGGTGGAGACCTGTGCCGCCGAGAAGGCCGGCGAGGTGAACAGCACGAGCGGCATCATGGGCGTGCGGCTGCGGTGCTCATGCAGGATGAAGGCCGCGACGGCGGCGGCGCCGAGGCCGCCGGTCCAGAACAGCTTGGCGTCGATGCCACCGTGCTCCGCATGGGTCAGGGCCCAGGCCAGCGCACCGAGCCCGCCGCTCGCCAACAGCGCGCCGGTGATGTCGATCGGGTCGCCGGGGCGGGAGTTGTCTTCGTTGATGCCGACGCGGGTCAGCCAGATCGCGGCGACGCCGAGCGGCAGGTTGATCGCGAAGATCCAGCGCCACATGTCGTCCCCGCCAAGGGCGAGGGTCAGTCCGCCGATGACAGGCCCTGCGGCCGTCGTCACGGCAGAGGCTGCGGCCCATGTGCCGATGGCCGCGCCGCGCAGCTCCCTCGGGTAGGCGCGCGACAGGATGGCGAGCGAGCCCGGCACCATCAGCGCTGCTCCGACACCCTGGGCGAAGCGGGCGAGGATCAGGATTTCGGGCGAAGGCGCGAAGGCGCAGACCGCGGAGGTGACGACGAACAGCCCGATGCCCAGCGTGAAGACACGCGCCAGCCCGAAGCGGTCACCGAAGGCGCCACCCGTCAGGATCAGGGCCGACAGCGTGACCATGTAGGCGTTGTTGATCCAGGTCGCCTGTCCGAGCGTCGCGCCGAGGGTCGTGCGCATCGCGGGGATGGCGATCGACACGACCGTGCCGTCGATGAACCCCATGGACGACGCAAGCACAGCGGCGATCAGGATCAACCGCCGCTTGGCCGGGTCGCAGAAGCCGGAAACGAAAACAGGCCCCGACTTTCGCGGGGCCTGTCCCTGGATGGGATCGGGCGTGTCCAATGTCAGGCTTGGCCGCTGCTCGCCGGCTGCTGTTTCGGGGCCTGTTTGGACGAGTTGGAGCTCAGCGGATCGTCCTGACGCTGAACGGAGCCCTCGAAGTGGGCGCCACTCTCTATGGCGATGGTCTTGTGGATGATGTCACCCTCGACCCGTGCCGTGGAGGTCAGGCGCACTTTCAGGCCACGGACACGGCCCACGATGCGGCCGTTGACCACGACGTCGTCAGCGACGCATTCGCCCTTCACGGTGGCCCCTTCGCCGACGGTCAGCAGGTGGGCACGGATATCACCGTCCACCTGGCCTTCGATCTGGATGTCGCCGGAGGTCTTGAGATTCCCGGTCACGTGGAGATCGGCGGACAGGACGGAGGCCGGCGGCTTGGTCTTCGGCGTGGAGGGCTTGTAGTCGCTCCCGACACTGGTCTGCGGTTTCGGAGCCTCTGGGGTGGAGCTTTCACCGGTCTTGTGGCCCGGCTCATTGATTTTGCTCTTAGAAAACATCTTGTCCCGCTCGTATGTAGGTCATGGGGTTCACGGGGCGACCGCCGACACGCACTTCGTAGTGCAGGTGGGGGCCGGTCGACCGTCCGGAATTGCCAATATCACCGATGTGCTCCCCGCGCGAGACCCTTTCACCGACGCTCACGAGAATTCTGTTCTGGTGGGCGTAGCGCGTCTCGATCCCGAACTCGTGCTGGATCTTGGTGA harbors:
- a CDS encoding bactofilin family protein, with amino-acid sequence MFSKSKINEPGHKTGESSTPEAPKPQTSVGSDYKPSTPKTKPPASVLSADLHVTGNLKTSGDIQIEGQVDGDIRAHLLTVGEGATVKGECVADDVVVNGRIVGRVRGLKVRLTSTARVEGDIIHKTIAIESGAHFEGSVQRQDDPLSSNSSKQAPKQQPASSGQA
- a CDS encoding MFS transporter: MDTPDPIQGQAPRKSGPVFVSGFCDPAKRRLILIAAVLASSMGFIDGTVVSIAIPAMRTTLGATLGQATWINNAYMVTLSALILTGGAFGDRFGLARVFTLGIGLFVVTSAVCAFAPSPEILILARFAQGVGAALMVPGSLAILSRAYPRELRGAAIGTWAAASAVTTAAGPVIGGLTLALGGDDMWRWIFAINLPLGVAAIWLTRVGINEDNSRPGDPIDITGALLASGGLGALAWALTHAEHGGIDAKLFWTGGLGAAAVAAFILHEHRSRTPMMPLVLFTSPAFSAAQVSTFSLYFGLSAILFFLPMLVIAGWGISAIYATFAFAPLSICVMLFSRFFGRMAERIGHGVPIAIGSVLAAVGYAWLARSVESMDYWFGVLPPMALQGLGMSMVVAPISSAIMHSVDDGQTGIASGVNNAISRIAGLIAVAGMSAVVARAYAAADGPASYGIRSDSPGHDAAMVEAFASVAWTASVLSVISAVVAMIGIGIGRRQARAGRPSGST